In Nissabacter sp. SGAir0207, the genomic stretch TTGTCAGGCGCTGCTGCATCAGCTGATCCTGATTGTCAGCCGCGCGCGCCATCAGCTCGCCCAAGCGGCCGCTCTGCTCCCCGGAGGCGATCATATAAAGCATCATTGGCGGGAAGAGCTGGGTCTGCTCCAGCGCCTTGAAGAGGGCGTTGCCCTGACGCACACTCTCCGCCGCTTGGGTCAGCAGCAGATTGATGCGCAGGTTGGTTACCCCGGCGGCCGCAATGTTCATTGCCTCCAGCAGCGGGACACCACTGGTTTGCAGGATGCTGAGCGTGCGCGCATAACGGGCGCTGTTGATCGCCCGAATCAGCGGCCCAATCACCGCCGGGCGCAATAGCTGGTGATGGAAGCGCATACGGTGCCGCGGGTTGCGCAGCATCAGCTTGCCGCCAACAATCCCCAGCAGCAGCACCACGCTGGCAGGTAGCCAGGCCGCCTGCAAAGCGCTGGAGACCGAAATCAAGATGCGCGTGGTCACAGGCAGTGCCTGCTTCATATGCACAAACTGCTCGATGATCTGCGGCACCACGGCGACCAGCAGAATGGTGATCACCAGAATTGCCACCAGCGTCAGCATCAGCGGATAGATCATCGCTTGGGTGAATTTGCTTTTGAGCTGTTGGCGGATCTCGTTGTAGTCCGCCATCTTCTCCAGCACTGGGCCTAGCTGACCGGTGCGCTCGCCCGCCGTGACCAGCGTGCAGAACATGGGATCGAAGAGGCGCGGATAGTCGCCGAGCGCATCAGCCAGCGTATGCCCCTCCACCACTTTGCTGCGCACCGTTTTCAGGACGGTCGCCAGCGCCGGATGGTCGGTCTGCCGCGCAATAACCTCCAGCGCCGACTCCAGCGGCAGTGAGGCGTTAATCAGGGTCGCCAGCTGGCGGGAGAAGAGCGACAGCGTTGCGGTAGGCACCCGTGCTCCCCGGCGGCGGCCAGTGGTTGGCAACAGGCCACTCGCCGTCACAATCTCCAGCGGGGTGAGGTTTTGCTCTCGCAGCAGGCGACGTACGTCGCGTGGCGATTCCGCTTCCAGCCGGCCGCGCACGGTTTTGCCAGCAGGCGTGACAGCCCGGTATGCGAAGCGGCCCATTATATTGCCTCCCCGGCCGCGCCATCCTGCTCGGTGGTCACCCGCAGAACCTCTTCAACCGTGGTGTCGCCAGTTATTGCCTTCAGCAGGCCATTTTCCCGCAGGCTGCGGCTGCTTCCACGGACGATCTTCTCAATGCCCAGTTCGTCCTGATTCTGGTAGATCGCCTGTCGCAGCGCGTTATCTACGGTCAGGCACTCATGGATGGCCGCCCGGCCGCGGTAGCCGGTAAAGCGGCAGGACGGGCAACCCACGGCTTGATAGATATGGGTGGGTGGCGCGGGCAGGAAAGCAAACAGCGGCGCTTGCGCAGCAGGCAAG encodes the following:
- the gspF gene encoding type II secretion system inner membrane protein GspF, which codes for MGRFAYRAVTPAGKTVRGRLEAESPRDVRRLLREQNLTPLEIVTASGLLPTTGRRRGARVPTATLSLFSRQLATLINASLPLESALEVIARQTDHPALATVLKTVRSKVVEGHTLADALGDYPRLFDPMFCTLVTAGERTGQLGPVLEKMADYNEIRQQLKSKFTQAMIYPLMLTLVAILVITILLVAVVPQIIEQFVHMKQALPVTTRILISVSSALQAAWLPASVVLLLGIVGGKLMLRNPRHRMRFHHQLLRPAVIGPLIRAINSARYARTLSILQTSGVPLLEAMNIAAAGVTNLRINLLLTQAAESVRQGNALFKALEQTQLFPPMMLYMIASGEQSGRLGELMARAADNQDQLMQQRLTMALSLFEPALIVSMASIVLFIVMAILQPILQLNNLVS